The proteins below come from a single Aegilops tauschii subsp. strangulata cultivar AL8/78 chromosome 6, Aet v6.0, whole genome shotgun sequence genomic window:
- the LOC123494618 gene encoding uncharacterized protein, producing the protein MPDTSGRAGAREKPRTPAICMLWSVRQSRRLLTPRPPTTLSLPLAPVEVPRRPQHATALAPSFPSLSWPCHACPEPPEPANARAISWLHPELAPLPLSLPGALLHPHKHRRQPFALSLPLPPELLPRPPVRRVHGEPRVGYLRPPPSPLSTPLALSPSRAPPGPAHSPPCALQPPPWPEPTRRTPPKFVPTRAPPLHLVVSEHRRRHHAYLPCSISSSPWLKHQDLTSPSPPFAAGDAPLAYDHPSSRGAPRRVRHVLLNPSVGWASPEVAGAAGESAGTTRTCLPCLCSIRAGGRGQPECRAPLVSDPAGGPCLFKWTRTGSKPASRAAKAYSIQGAFDVAPATRAAKPLGRPIAISRPVRRIRLAK; encoded by the exons ATGCCAGACACAAGTGGACGCGCGGGTGCACGCGAAAAGCCGCGAACGCCGGCCATTTGCATGCTCTGGAGCGTGAGGCAGAGCAGGCGACTATTGACGCCGCGTCCCCCGACCACCTTgagcctcccccttgcacctgtCGAGGTGCCTCGACGTCCGCAACATGCCACCGCGCTGGCCCCCTCCTTTCCCTCTTTGTCCTGGCCGTGCCATGCGTGCCCAGAGCCGCCCGAGCCTGCCAATGCGCGTGCGATCTCGTGGCTCCACCCAGAGCTCGCCCCGCTCCCTCTCTCTCTTCCTGGCGCCCTACTCCACCCCCACAAGCACCGCAGACAACCCttcgctctctctctccccttgCCGCCCGAGCTGTTGCCACGGCCACCCGTGCGCCGCGTCCACGGTGAGCCACGGGTCGGCTACTTAAGGCCACCCCCGAGccccctctctactcctttggctctctctccctcccgtgcACCCCCTGGACCAGCCCACTCCCCTCCTTGCGCCCTCCAACCACCTCCATGGCCAGAGCCGACCCGCCGGACTCCGCCCAAATTCGTGCCAACCCGAGCCCCTCCTCTCCACCTCGTGGTCTCAGAACATCGCCGCCGACATCATGCCTATCTGCCCTGCTCCATTTCTTCCTCTCCGTGGCTGAAGCACCAAGATCTAACCTCACCGTCGCCTCCATTCGCTGCGGGTGATGCACCGCTTGCATACGACCATCCCAGCAGTCGTGGCGCACCTCGGCGGGTGCGGCATGTTCTCCTGAATCCGTCGGTGGGCTGGGCGTCGCCAGAGGTGGCCGGTGCCGCCGGAGAGAGCGCTGGCACCACTCGGACTTGCCTCCCATGCCTCTGCTCTATTCGAGCGGGAGGTAGGGGACAGCCTGAGTGCCGGGCCCCGCTTGTCAGCGACCCAGCGGGCGGGCCCTGCCTGTTTAAGTGGACACGGACCGGGAGTAAACCCGCCTCCCGCGCAGCGAAGGCGTACTCCATCCAGGGCGCCTTCGACGTCGCCCCTGCCACCCGTGCAGCTAAACCGCTGGGGCGGCCCATTGCTATCTCCCGCCCAGTGCGCAGGATAAGG TTGGCGAAGTAG